In Vibrio lentus, a single genomic region encodes these proteins:
- the lolB gene encoding lipoprotein insertase outer membrane protein LolB gives MSKLRKITSLIFMTIIMVGCSSIPEQPTSVEWQSHQNRLLQIENYQASGKLAYISPEQRQSLNFIWKHSPNQSQLRLTTFLGQTALNLTIDSSGAKVVTYDDQEFTHASASVLVEQLTGLQIPIDHLPQWFLGIPDQADSYQLNSTNTLESLSKQVSSQLWTLNFANYRNTEMPSKQLSGDDNAKVETIPLPTRLSFKQDDNKINIVVSKWTLKK, from the coding sequence ATGAGCAAGCTTCGTAAAATCACGTCTCTTATTTTTATGACCATAATTATGGTGGGTTGCTCGTCTATACCAGAACAACCGACCAGCGTTGAGTGGCAAAGTCACCAAAACCGTCTTCTACAGATAGAAAACTACCAAGCCTCAGGCAAGCTCGCTTACATTTCTCCAGAGCAACGCCAAAGCCTTAATTTCATTTGGAAGCACTCCCCAAATCAAAGCCAATTGAGACTGACCACTTTCCTTGGTCAAACCGCCTTGAACCTCACGATTGACAGCTCGGGCGCCAAAGTAGTCACTTATGATGATCAGGAATTCACCCATGCAAGTGCATCTGTATTGGTAGAGCAACTTACTGGATTGCAGATCCCCATTGATCACCTGCCGCAATGGTTCCTTGGCATTCCCGACCAAGCAGATAGCTACCAACTAAACAGCACCAACACGCTTGAATCTCTATCTAAACAAGTCAGCAGTCAATTATGGACACTGAATTTTGCTAACTATCGCAATACAGAGATGCCGAGTAAGCAACTATCAGGTGACGACAACGCAAAGGTAGAGACAATTCCCCTCCCTACTCGATTGTCATTCAAGCAAGACGATAACAAAATCAACATTGTAGTTTCGAAGTGGACACTGAAAAAATGA